ACGATACATTACTTAAGTTGATATCCTGTAGCTAGACTTTAATATAATTGTAAGTCTATAATTAAATGCATTCTATTTATAGAAATAATCATATTGAACTATATAAATTATGAAATCTTACGTAAACTAATGAGATCAGCGAAACAATATGTTTgtcttctatttctctcttgaAGTTGTAATATTAAATCTTTCCTCCAGTTATTATCTTCTCTGGAATATGGTGACAGACCTGGTTCATTAGCAGCCATTTTTGCAATACTAAATAATTCCCGTAGACTTTCCTTATACTTGTCTTTTCTTATCAAAGTTGCATAAAAGTCATTTGACAGAACAGTTGGTGGATATTCTGACAATCCTCGTTTCTGAACATATACTGCTTTTCCACAAAAGTATCTAGTTATTTTCAGCCAAGTCGCATTCGAACATAAATCACTATCAACATCGAAAAATGCCGTATCAATCACATGACATTTAGATCTTgcacaaatatttttaattatgaaAATAGTTACCCTAACCTAAGCGTACCAAACACTATACTGTTACCCTGAAATTGCCGGTTGTCCGAAACATCGATATATTCTGTTTGCGAGTTCATGATATCTACATTCCGAAGATAATTTCAGTTAGGTCGATAACGGAAGATAAAATGTTTTTCTCAGATTTCATTCGGCGCCTATTACATCGTAAACGTCGCGAAGAGAAAGTAATCTCTGagacaataaaaatgaaatattttcgtgaaaattaaaataaaatgtgcTTCAGACGATGAAACAGTTTCCTTCCTTATGCCACAGTCGACTTAATCTAGGTTCGGTACATACGTTAGCTAATGAGAAGATGTAACGTTGAAATGCCGGAAAAAGTTATTGTTCATTTGCATCTTCGGAGTTCAGAGAATTTGTCCTACAAtgaaatattggaataaaaagATAGAAAAACGTAAAAACAGGTACAAACAAAACTGTGCTTTTGTAggtaataataacatatttgaattaaatgcaatgcaaattcatttgtataattcattatacaaatattatacaatatatattatatattattataaaaattatatattattataaatatatatatacaatatatattatacaatattatacaatatataattcaTTGGTATAATTCTATTACAGCAAATCCGGAAAAAGAATTAAGAAACCCGAAAAATATCAATTCGTAAAAAATTCCAAAAATCACAATACCTATGGCAGGTTTTATGTTGCACCAACGGATTATGTGTTCTACTCAATTATCAATACTGACCTACAAATGATTCGGAGAACAGAAACGGCATTAGTGAGAATGAAACacaacaattattatttaatcaaaatttttGTAATTCTCATTTCCTCATTTTAGATAATACGATCTTTAATAGAGCTTTATATGATCTTGGAGAACGATACCGGGAAATCTCACTATCTTGAAACGTGGTTTCAAAATGGGTAAgaataaattcataatttcgtaAAAGTGTCATTCCTTACTCTCGAAACacgaatatttttaaaaatttcttgGTTACAATGATGAGGTCCAACCAAACCTTCAAGTATTTTCtttaatatattttcaaatCGTCTGCTTTGAGGTCAATGTTAATCCTTTTGCTATATCTGGTATTAGTAATTAACTAGAAAACTAGAATTTTAAATGCACCATTAGAACTTTGGTTCAAAGTGGCTTTGAGTCCCGCCATACGAGGGTGAACATTAAACGACATATAAGGGAAACATCAAAATGCAtgtaatatatttaatctatTCTATAATAAcagaaagaaaataataatcttaGAGGGATatgatcacaagcatttgaagtacCTTCAAGATGAAGCTAAGTACATGGCAATTGCGACCCACGCGGTTCGTCGTTCTTGGGAACGAAATATATCAATTCTCGCGTTAGCCGTTTTCGGGGTGCGTGAAGAGTTAGATGAAGTCTTCGATGGATTGTCATACTTGCGTTGATATTATGATTAACACTTAttgatattataatgatattattgATGATATTATAATTAACACTTGTGCAAACAAAATGTAAGACTAATCATCGGTGTTTCCATTTGCCGGCGTCATAGGGGCATCCCTCGCATCCGCACTTGCTCACGACTAGTCAACAAACTGAAGTGCTGTAATAGAGGAATAGAAAGAGGGACTTCCCCAACTGCGATACATCTGCGCCGACACGACGCGATGTAGTCATGTAACGTCGCGTAAGTCAACTTTTTGCTAATTGGCGCATTCTCGCCATATCGATGTTTGCCTTCGGGGAGCGTGCGGTTGCGAGGGTCGCTCCTATAACGCCGGCAACTGGAAACCCTGCTTATCAAGtttcagtaaaaaaaaaaagaccaGCGGCTCTATGGGACTCTCTATGATTAGAACGGAGAACTCTGGGACTGTGTTGTGAAGCAGGaaatatttaaatgtaaatatatttgACTTATAGCCCAGAGATCAAtgcttatttcatttatatattataatattatatattatttcataatatataatattatatattatatattatgcttatatcattaatatatatatatttcaagcCTTTACCAGAAGATATGCAATCAGGTGACTCTTTCAGAGCAAGTAGTTCGGTATCTGCTGTTCGCAAAAGGAATTGTTACAAATGTTAAGTTATCcaggataaataattattaaaatactcattattttattaattattttcaataacAAATCGCATGGTAAAATATCCGAGGTTAACAACATTGCTAAAATAGGTAGCCAAATTACCAACAGTcgattttggctaacagtttgagcgttttgccgttATAAGCACTATACGGACCTTCGAAGAAAATTCGTACCGAAATTTATATTGTTTCTTATGGAAAAGACGTCACGAATGATTTCTTCCAATATTCAGTATTTATAGGATATATATATAAGGAAACCACAAAAAACATAACACTTAAATTTCTCTGTTTCTATGGAGGATAACGAAGAATTCAATTtgattataatgtatatatatataataataataataatacttatatatacatataagttCCATTACAATGTTAAAGTCGTGTCACTAATTGCAAAGAATTTCTTTATTACGATTCTGTGGTTTTTGCAATTACACATTTAAAATTGCACAAGCTTGGAATTTGTTGGTCACTTCGATGCCCCGTTTTTCATGTTCATCTCCTCGCGTATTAGTTTCGCCAAAATGGGTATCGCCTgcgaacaaaataaaataatcatACAGAATAGCGCCGCAATGAATAAGATAGATAACGGAGCAAAAAGAATCGAAGAAACAAATTAAGAGACCTTCTCGATTTCTTCCGGAGTCGCGTAGCTGTAAGATAATCTAATATGTTGATCGGGCCTCAAGGAATCGCAGTTGAAGGCATGGCCGGGAATAATGAATATCCCCTGAGAAATAGACTTCTTCAAAGCCAACTCGGATACATCTTCGATGCCAGGTAATTTTATCCAAACGAACATTCCACCTTCGGGCACGTTCCACTCCGCCAAGcctgcaaaatcatttgttgcctGCATAATTTCGTTCGATGAAATTTAATCGAACGGAAGTTCGCCAAATTTCATTTATGCCCCCATACAGTTCTCGATCATTTCGCAAGAGATTCGCGGTTAACGCTAAACCCATAATGCCAATCATTACGTTCGCACTTTTTATTTGAAGATAGTCGATGCTATATAAAATCTTTTACGATCGTATGATTGAATAGATTTCTTAGTTAAAGCCCACattacagggttccccggaaagaatcatccgatttcaagaatttatattttaaaaaattacacacagaaaattataattcaaacacgaatataacgggaaaatgtgcgagttttactttttaccccattggcacttggaggttcggaattttcttaacacggaactaccaaaccgttagattggtcgcagttcatccgatgatatggttctacacagttagcctccgagatcacccgatCTAACCCCATGCGAtttcttcctttggggatttgtgaaggatcttgtctttgtaccaccttcacctacaagtgtaaatgaactgaaaaaacgcatttgtgatgctgtacaaacaattaccagagatacgtTACACCGTGTtcggcaagaactttcatattcatgtaacgaaaggaagtcatattgaacatttctaaacaaaaacacacacattttcccgttatattcgtgttcgaattctaattttctgtgtgtaattttgtaaaatataaacttttgaaatcgaatgattctttccggggaaccctgtataataaaaatgggGAAATATCGGTGttgcggccaagtggccaggatttatggcaggggccatgtgcttgggtaacccgacggtatgggtctgtctttggccgttcccgggcacgtacggccccgtcataacgtctcctggtccttgatcacggtccagtcaattacggttgggcctggcactgtttgggcacgtgggcccatcagcgcgggatgtttagcaggtgttagtttgccattctccctgctaactcccggcccaccgttttggggcagccTCACTGTTTCTGGTACTGCAgcgattggaccgtaattccttgccgcccaccctaggtcaagaagagtagggaggaccgaggtaatattagggatgaccccgGTCCTCTAGTCAGAGAAACATCGTCAGAGACACGGTTCGGAATAAAAgagacattcgtgagaccacaagggactcactggacacgagaccacaagggactcaggagatacacgagagtcaggagagaccacaagggactctaGAGACATCGTGAGAGATACGTGAGACCATAAGGAACTCGCGAGATACAAAGAGACTTAGTAATCGGACGGCACGCCACGTGcaaaattctacagagctcgaagctcacaaggagcaccaacgaGCATGAACAATCGGTGCTCGCTAGGTTTCGTGTTAACGTTCATTTCGTCATTTGGCACGCCAACTCGATGAACTATGCTGCAGCAATTACTGCTGAAAGGAAACGATAATTCAGAGAAAATTACCTGTAAAATGTTTCTCGAGCGAAGCTAGCATGGTATCTCGTCTTTCGCGATAGAATTTTTGAATACCATTCAAGTGCTGTTGCAGCTTCTCCATGTCCCACGCGCTCAACAATTTGTACAACAGCATCTGCAATCAATAAAGCACGTTGTATTATCCTATGATATCaataaaaaaagatattttCCCTGCCGAACAATTGTCGAATATATTTTGAAGTATGCACCTGTGACAAAGAGGCAGCATGAATACCCGTAACGTCCATGTGCATGATCAATCGTTCGATAAATGTTTTATGAGCTGTGACAACGCCAAGTCGGAGACCAGAGCTGAGGATCTTGCTGAAGGAATCCAAACGTAGCACACGTCCTTCCGTGTCCAATTCTAAGAACGTCGTGGGTTGTTTATCCAGGAAGTGAAGAAATTCATAAGGATCATCCTCGACGATGAGGAAGTCGTATTTCTGTGCCAGCGCGTACACTTCCCTTTTACGAGATTCTGGCATGACTATTCCTGTAGGATTCGATCCCGTCGGATTGACATAGAGAATCTGAGAAGCGAACAATATGCTACtgtaaaaattgtacaatttaattatattaatttagtgATCTTTTATTGCAGAGACCAAATCATACAGACAATTTCGCAAGTAGCTGCACCAATTAATGGAAATAATTCCTTTACGGCGgtgttaaaaatgaaataatttatccataatataaaaaatatatataatattatattataatagagagagagagaatattataatatattataatatgatttttataatataattattatatataatattatattatattatattataatatattataatattatatatatatatatatatatatatatatatccataatataaaaaatttatcCAACTTTTCTAATAAAAATAGAGCCTTCCATCTTTTGTGCATCTAGTTTGAGAGTCGCGTGAAGATTAATATTATCAGTTCTGAGATCTTTTATCGATCGATCAAACGATCGATCTTCTAGGAATAGTGACAGATTGGAGATTTTACAGAGTTTTGCAGGAGAATTTTTTCCAGAGATCGATGCAGGAACTTGTTGTATCGCGTGATCTTTCCATTTTGTACGTACAAAAAAAAATGTCGACCTAATTTGCGATAATCATTAGCGTCACCCCTTCGAGGATGCAATGCTGCTAAATTGGTAACGACTATACGTCACTTGGACATGCCTAAAGCCGTTACGGATCGGTGAGTTACGCATAAACCATGTGCGAGCATCGGAACATTTTAACCGAACGTGATAACAGGGCTATAAAAGCCACGATTAATTCAGTCTGACGTGCATACTCGTACGTAAATCGTGTCGTGAATGATATTACCCCTATTGAGTCCATTAGAGCACATGATATTGATTTACGACCACTTGTTGTTACGTCAGAtaaaaacagacgagttaatgCAGAGCGAGGTTGGAAATATTGCGATTTCATGATGTTGCAAGTAACGTAATACACTAATAACGGAACAGAGATAATTCACATCATTGCAAACTCTTCAGATATCTGAAATTATCATTCTTACACGTGTCATTTATTCCTTGTTATTTAACGTCTAGCATTCATCCTACGCGCAGAGTGCACGAATAGGACAAATTCGGAACAACAAATTGCAAAAACATATTATATTCAGCTTACGAAGATTGTTAGAgaatgtaaaaaaaaatatgtataatttgACTTTATCTTGGAATTGTTTCAGAAAATTcgtgaataataattaattttacattgataaattaaatttaaatacctTTGGCATTTTTTTGTTGTCTTGCAATCTCTTCTCGCAAATCCTCGAAATTTCATCAGGAATTATTCCATGCTTGTCTTGCCTGATTTCAAGGAATTCTGGTAACAACGGTATCAGCTGGAAATGATAATTGCATTCATGAGATCATTTCGGTGAAATAAGACAATGCACCAGCGATCGCGGTGTATGTTAAATTCaagtatacaataaaatattcgattctTGAAATATAGAGGCACAAATGTTCACCGCATTCAAGGTTCCATTGTAAGCAGGTGCTTGAAGCATCATGGGATCCCCAAGTTCTAGCGTCATTTCGAAAACCTTGTTACACGCATCCATCGAGCCGTTCGTAATCACTATGTCCCAGTTATCATACTTCGGCTTGGACCAATAGTTTTGAAATTCTTTCAGTTTCTGTATCAGTGGCGGGTATCTTGAAAATATTAGTCGTTTCAATCGATTGAAAATGATTGTGATTTCTTCCATTAGTTTGCTTTACtctgatataaatgaaaatagcattgctactattattattagactgcggatcttcataccaaagtaaaaattgtccaacGCGATTGTAAGGAATATAAATTGAGTAAAGATTAAttgttttttttaataattttgagtGTAACAATATGATTAAAATCCTTCCTATGTcgtca
The window above is part of the Megalopta genalis isolate 19385.01 chromosome 2, iyMegGena1_principal, whole genome shotgun sequence genome. Proteins encoded here:
- the LOC117219216 gene encoding uncharacterized protein LOC117219216 isoform X2; this translates as MKYWNKKIEKRKNSKSGKRIKKPEKYQFVKNSKNHNTYGRFYVAPTDYVFYSIINTDLQMIRRTETALIIRSLIELYMILENDTGKSHYLETWFQNGGIPRIRTCSRLVNKLKCCNRGIERGTSPTAIHLRRHDAM
- the LOC117219216 gene encoding uncharacterized protein LOC117219216 isoform X3; translated protein: MKYWNKKIEKRKNSKSGKRIKKPEKYQFVKNSKNHNTYGRFYVAPTDYVFYSIINTDLQMIRRTETALIIRSLIELYMILENDTGKSHYLETWFQNGFSKKKKTSGSMGLSMIRTENSGTVL
- the LOC117219216 gene encoding uncharacterized protein LOC117219216 isoform X1, with the protein product MKYWNKKIEKRKNSKSGKRIKKPEKYQFVKNSKNHNTYGRFYVAPTDYVFYSIINTDLQMIRRTETALIIRSLIELYMILENDTGKSHYLETWFQNGKKIIILEGYDHKHLKYLQDEAKYMAIATHAVRRSWERNISILALAVFGVREELDEVFDGLSYLR
- the LOC117219215 gene encoding kynurenine/alpha-aminoadipate aminotransferase, mitochondrial, yielding MDCKRFITKISSRRQPSILRQWAQKFIATPNGITLANGMPNTETFPFEEISVKYKDGSRVMLVGEELGWALQYGPSQGYPPLIQKLKEFQNYWSKPKYDNWDIVITNGSMDACNKVFEMTLELGDPMMLQAPAYNGTLNALIPLLPEFLEIRQDKHGIIPDEISRICEKRLQDNKKMPKILYVNPTGSNPTGIVMPESRKREVYALAQKYDFLIVEDDPYEFLHFLDKQPTTFLELDTEGRVLRLDSFSKILSSGLRLGVVTAHKTFIERLIMHMDVTGIHAASLSQMLLYKLLSAWDMEKLQQHLNGIQKFYRERRDTMLASLEKHFTGLAEWNVPEGGMFVWIKLPGIEDVSELALKKSISQGIFIIPGHAFNCDSLRPDQHIRLSYSYATPEEIEKAIPILAKLIREEMNMKNGASK